In Triticum aestivum cultivar Chinese Spring chromosome 5B, IWGSC CS RefSeq v2.1, whole genome shotgun sequence, the following proteins share a genomic window:
- the LOC123113369 gene encoding UDP-glycosyltransferase 83A1, with amino-acid sequence MAGAAPHVMVLPFPAQGHVTPLMELSHRLVDHGFQVTFVCTEPIHKLLLDALQQNAHSGRGDEALDGIRLVSIPDGLADGDSRRDLGKVLAGVSGRVPAYVEELIRETEASGKRKVQWLVADSTMACCYQAARNLGVRVASVCPASAACLVTSLRIPQLVRDGFFDDKGFPKRHGTLELAPGMPPLCPTQMAWNIDGAPEGRQAAFELVFGMAQVTGLAEIVMCNSFLEAETAAFKLCPNVLPIGPLFADQELQKPVGQFWPEDASCLEWLDAQPQNSVVYVAFGSLTIFDLRQFRELAEGLELTGRPFLWVVRPDFTSGGLSKAWFDEFQTRVAGTGVIVSWCPQQQVLAHPAVACFVSHCGWNSTMEGVRNGVPILCWPYFSDQFANRSYICDIWRTGLGVTQSEDGLVTKEEVKIKLERLTGDKGIAERARVLRDAARKSVNEGGSSYENFKRFVDLLTE; translated from the exons ATGGCCGGCGCGGCGCCCCACGTCATGGTGCTGCCGTTCCCGGCGCAGGGCCACGTCACCCCGCTCATGGAGCTCTCGCACCGCCTCGTCGACCACGGCTTCCAGGTCACCTTCGTCTGCACCGAGCCCATCCACAAGCTCCTTCTTGACGCCCTGCAGCAGAACGCCCACAGCGGCAGAGGCGATGAGGCGCTGGATGGGATCCGCCTGGTCTCCATACCGGACGGCCTGGCCGACGGCGACAGCCGCAGGGACCTAGGCAAGGTCCTGGCCGGGGTCTCGGGGCGCGTGCCGGCCTACGTGGAGGAGCTCATCAGGGAGACGGAGGCGTCCGGGAAGAGGAAGGTGCAGTGGCTCGTCGCCGACTCCACCATGGCGTGCTGCTACCAGGCCGCGAGGAACCTCGGCGTCCGGGTCGCCTCCGTCTGCCCGGCGTCCGCGGCGTGCCTTGTCACGTCGCTTAGGATTCCTCAGCTCGTACGGGATGGCTTCTTCGACGACAAAG GCTTCCCGAAGAGACACGGGACGTTGGAGCTCGCCCCCGGTATGCCGCCACTCTGCCCGACGCAAATGGCATGGAACATCGACGGCGCCCCCGAAGGACGGCAGGCAGCTTTCGAGCTGGTGTTCGGGATGGCTCAGGTAACCGGCCTCGCCGAGATAGTCATGTGCAACTCGTTCCTCGAGGCCGAGACCGCGGCGTTCAAGCTGTGCCCCAACGTGCTGCCGATCGGACCGTTGTTCGCCGACCAGGAGCTCCAGAAGCCCGTCGGGCAGTTCTGGCCGGAGGACGCCAGCTGCTTGGAGTGGCTCGACGCGCAGCCCCAAAACTCTGTCGTGTACGTGGCGTTCGGCAGCCTCACCATCTTCGACCTGCGGCAGTTCCGGGAGCTGGCCGAGGGGCTGGAGCTCACTGGCCGGCCGTTCCTGTGGGTGGTGCGCCCGGACTTCACCTCCGGCGGCCTCAGCAAGGCGTGGTTCGACGAGTTCCAGACGCGCGTCGCCGGTACGGGCGTGATCGTCAGCTGGTGCCCCCAGCAGCAG GTTTTGGCGCACCCGGCGGTGGCATGCTTCGTGTCGCACTGTGGATGGAACTCGACGATGGAGGGGGTGAGGAACGGCGTGCCCATCCTGTGCTGGCCCTACTTCTCCGACCAGTTCGCGAACAGGAGCTACATCTGCGACATTTGGAGGACTGGTTTGGGCGTGACTCAGAGCGAGGACGGCCTCGTGACCAAGGAAGAGGTGAAGATAAAACTCGAACGGCTCACCGGCGACAAAGGCATTGCGGAGAGGGCGCGGGTGCTCAGGGATGCAGCTCGCAAGAGCGTGAACGAAGGTGGCTCCTCGTACGAGAATTTCAAGAGATTTGTTGATCTCCTGACGGAGTGA